One Aegilops tauschii subsp. strangulata cultivar AL8/78 chromosome 7, Aet v6.0, whole genome shotgun sequence genomic window carries:
- the LOC109773376 gene encoding chitinase 8-like, whose product MAMSPLAVCAAALLLALAAGGAMAQDVGSTITQAMFESMLPNRDPFYTYDAFITAAKTFPDFGTTGQLMKRELAAFFGQTSHETTGGGSQGGYKFIEEINKSDPLYYGRGPIQLTGQSNYRAAGDALNQPLESNPEIVANNPVVSFQTALWFWMTAQTPKPSCHNVILGNWTPTDADRTAGRLPGYGVITNIINGGVECGMGQMPNDPNADRIAYYKRYCDMLDTTYGDNLDCYSQKNFAA is encoded by the exons atggcaATGTCACCACTTGCTGTGTGTGCCGCCGCGCTGCTGCTCGCATTGGCGGCGGGCGGCGCCATGGCCCAGGACGTGGGCTCAACCATCACGCAGGCCATGTTCGAGAGCATGCTGCCCAACCGCGACCCCTTCTATACGTACGACGCCTTCATCACCGCCGCCAAAACCTTCCCGGATTTCGGCACCACCGGCCAACTTATGAAGCGCGAGCTCGCAGCCTTCTTCGGCCAGACCTCGCACGAGACCACCGGCG GAGGCTCACAAGGAGGATACAAGTTCATAGAGGAGATAAACAAGTCCGATCCACTCTACTACGGACGGGGACCGATTCAGTTGACAGGGCAGTCCAACTACAGGGCCGCCGGGGACGCGCTGAACCAGCCCCTGGAGAGCAACCCGGAGATAGTGGCCAACAACCCGGTGGTCTCCTTCCAGACGGCCCTCTGGTTCTGGATGACGGCGCAGACGCCCAAGCCGTCCTGCCACAACGTCATCCTCGGCAACTGGACGCCCACGGACGCCGACCGCACCGCCGGCCGGCTGCCCGGCTACGGCGTCATCACAAACATCATCAACGGCGGGGTCGAGTGCGGCATGGGCCAGATGCCAAACGACCCCAACGCGGACCGCATCGCCTACTACAAGCGCTACTGCGACATGCTCGACACCACCTACGGCGACAACCTTGACTGCTACTCCCAAAAGAATTTCGCTGCCTAG
- the LOC109773375 gene encoding small ribosomal subunit protein uS13z/uS13y/uS13x has translation MSLSAGEEFQHILRVLNTNVDGKQKIMFALTSIKGVGRRFSNIVCKKADIDMNKRAGELSAEEMDRLMAVVHNPRQFKVPDWFLNRKKDYKDGRFSQVVSNAVDMKLRDDLERLKKIRNHRGLRHYWGVRVRGQHTKTTGRRGKTVGVSKKR, from the exons ATG TCGCTGAGCGCGGGTGAGGAGTTCCAGCACATCCTGCGTGTGCTCAACACCAACGTCGACGGTAAGCAGAAGATCATGTTCGCGCTCACCTCCATCAAGGGTGTGGGCCGCCGCTTCTCCAACATCGTCTGCAAGAAGGCCGACATCGACATGAACAAGAG GGCCGGAGAGCTTTCCGCGGAGGAGATGGACCGTCTGATGGCGGTGGTGCACAACCCGCGCCAGTTCAAGGTGCCCGACTGGTTCCTCAACAGGAAGAAGGACTACAAAGACGGGAGGTTCTCCCAGGTCGTCTCCAACGCCGTTGACATGAAGCTCAGGGATGACCTTGAGAGGCTCAAGAAGATCAG GAACCATCGTGGTCTGCGTCACTACTGGGGTGTGCGTGTCCGCGGTCAGCACACCAAGACTACCGGCAGGAGAGGAAAGACTGTTGGTGTCTCCAAGAAGCGATAA